In Rhodoligotrophos defluvii, a genomic segment contains:
- a CDS encoding tetratricopeptide repeat protein produces the protein MKHSSLSFCAAAWLSLAFMLAPVLGSTTAAWADMNVAVTAAEAGDYAKAFREASPLAEAGDPAAQAFMATLYENGLGVTRDQDMAIRWYEQAAGRGHAGAMVALALMLVDGRAGKKDLQKAQQLLTDAANAGYAPAQHNLALLYAGAAGFEQDWQKSAEWFRKAAEQGLPDAQYNLGVLYAEGRGVPKDMVQAGSWMAKAASQGLADAALDYGIMVFRGEGVQKDEKIGAQWLLVAARAGNVVAQNRMAHLYMAGRGVEQDSVEAAKWNMLAREGGRVDQELDDMISKLSGDQRAEAELRVRSFKARQLARELPPVMPASGPGG, from the coding sequence ATGAAGCATAGCAGCTTGTCTTTCTGCGCGGCGGCGTGGCTGAGCTTGGCGTTCATGCTGGCGCCGGTCCTGGGTTCCACGACCGCTGCCTGGGCCGACATGAACGTTGCCGTGACCGCTGCCGAGGCGGGCGATTACGCCAAGGCGTTCCGCGAAGCCTCGCCCCTCGCCGAGGCCGGCGACCCCGCGGCGCAGGCCTTCATGGCCACCCTCTATGAGAATGGCTTGGGGGTGACCAGAGACCAGGACATGGCCATTCGCTGGTACGAGCAGGCGGCAGGCCGCGGCCACGCCGGCGCCATGGTGGCCCTCGCGCTCATGCTGGTCGACGGCCGTGCCGGCAAGAAAGACCTGCAGAAGGCGCAGCAGTTGCTCACCGATGCCGCCAATGCCGGCTACGCGCCGGCCCAGCACAATCTGGCGCTGCTCTATGCCGGCGCCGCAGGTTTCGAGCAGGATTGGCAGAAGTCGGCCGAATGGTTCCGCAAGGCGGCAGAACAGGGCCTGCCCGACGCGCAATACAATCTCGGCGTGCTCTATGCCGAGGGCCGGGGCGTGCCGAAGGACATGGTGCAGGCGGGTTCGTGGATGGCCAAGGCGGCATCCCAAGGCCTGGCCGACGCGGCCCTGGACTATGGCATCATGGTGTTCCGGGGCGAAGGCGTGCAGAAGGACGAGAAGATCGGCGCGCAATGGCTGCTGGTCGCCGCGCGCGCTGGCAACGTGGTCGCCCAGAACCGCATGGCCCATCTCTATATGGCTGGCCGCGGCGTCGAGCAGGATTCTGTTGAGGCGGCGAAGTGGAACATGCTGGCTCGCGAGGGCGGCCGAGTGGATCAAGAGCTGGATGACATGATATCGAAGCTCTCGGGCGACCAGCGGGCCGAGGCCGAGCTCCGTGTGCGCAGCTTCAAGGCCCGCCAGCTCGCCCGCGAACTCCCTCCCGTGATGCCCGCCTCCGGGCCGGGCGGGTGA
- the efp gene encoding elongation factor P translates to MKINGNEIRPGNVIQHDGSLWVAVKIQHVKPGKGGAYAQVELKNLIDNRKLNERFRSSETVERVRLEQKDYQFLYPNGDMLVFMDQETYEQIELPVDFVGERAAFLQDGMKVTVESHEGKPIGITLPDQVTLQIVEADAVVKGQTASSSYKPAVLENGLRIMVPPFITSGERVVVDTNEVAYVRRAD, encoded by the coding sequence ATGAAAATCAATGGCAACGAGATCCGCCCGGGCAATGTGATCCAGCACGATGGTAGCCTGTGGGTGGCGGTGAAGATTCAGCATGTGAAGCCGGGCAAGGGCGGGGCCTATGCCCAGGTCGAGCTCAAGAACCTCATCGACAACCGCAAGCTGAACGAGCGCTTCCGCTCGTCGGAAACCGTGGAGCGGGTGCGGCTGGAGCAGAAGGACTACCAGTTCCTCTATCCCAATGGCGACATGCTGGTGTTCATGGACCAGGAGACCTACGAGCAGATCGAGCTGCCTGTGGATTTCGTCGGCGAGCGCGCCGCCTTCCTGCAGGACGGCATGAAGGTGACCGTGGAGAGCCACGAAGGCAAGCCGATCGGCATCACCCTGCCGGACCAGGTGACGCTGCAGATCGTGGAGGCGGACGCGGTGGTGAAGGGCCAGACCGCCTCTTCGTCCTACAAGCCCGCGGTGCTGGAAAACGGGTTGCGCATCATGGTGCCGCCCTTCATCACCTCCGGCGAGCGCGTGGTTGTCGACACCAATGAGGTCGCCTATGTACGCCGGGCGGACTGA
- the gap gene encoding type I glyceraldehyde-3-phosphate dehydrogenase, whose product MTVRVAINGFGRIGRLVLRAIAESKSQELEVVAINNRTDAGTAAHLFEYDSVHGRFPGQVSHGEGYIDIGNGRIPFTAIEDPAKLNWGDLGVDLVLECTGKFNSREKAGVHLERGAKKVLCSAPAKGADLTVVYGVNHEALRAGHTIVSNASCTTNCLAPMAMVLDEFCGIERGYMTTIHAYTSDQRLLDNSHKDLRRARAATLAMIPTSTGATRSVGEVLPNLKGKLDGTSIRVPVPNVSMVDLVFVPKREVSVDQINEAMRKAAAGKLGGVIEICDVPLVSIDFNHSSASCVFDATQTQIVDRMLIRVAGWYDNEWGFSCRMVDTAAYWGAL is encoded by the coding sequence ATGACCGTCCGCGTCGCCATCAATGGGTTCGGCCGTATCGGCCGCCTTGTCCTCCGCGCCATTGCCGAATCGAAGAGCCAGGAACTGGAGGTCGTCGCCATCAACAATCGAACTGATGCCGGCACCGCTGCCCACCTTTTCGAGTATGACAGTGTACACGGACGTTTTCCCGGGCAGGTCAGCCATGGCGAGGGCTACATCGATATCGGCAACGGCCGCATCCCGTTCACGGCGATCGAGGATCCCGCCAAGTTGAATTGGGGCGACCTCGGCGTTGATCTGGTGCTCGAGTGCACCGGCAAATTCAACAGCCGTGAGAAGGCCGGGGTGCACCTGGAGCGCGGCGCCAAGAAAGTGCTGTGCTCGGCACCGGCCAAGGGCGCCGACCTCACCGTGGTCTATGGCGTCAATCACGAGGCGTTGCGGGCTGGCCACACTATCGTCTCCAACGCCTCCTGCACCACGAATTGCCTCGCGCCCATGGCGATGGTTCTGGACGAGTTCTGCGGCATCGAGCGCGGCTATATGACCACGATCCATGCCTATACCAGCGACCAGCGCCTGCTCGACAATAGCCACAAGGACCTGCGCCGGGCCCGGGCGGCCACTTTGGCCATGATCCCGACCTCGACCGGAGCCACCAGATCCGTGGGCGAGGTGCTGCCCAACCTCAAGGGTAAGCTCGACGGCACCTCGATTCGCGTGCCGGTGCCCAATGTCTCGATGGTGGATCTGGTTTTTGTGCCCAAGCGGGAGGTTTCGGTCGATCAGATCAACGAGGCGATGCGGAAAGCGGCCGCCGGCAAGCTCGGCGGCGTGATCGAAATCTGCGATGTGCCGTTGGTGTCCATCGACTTCAATCACAGTTCCGCCTCCTGCGTATTCGACGCCACGCAGACGCAGATCGTTGACAGGATGCTGATCCGGGTGGCCGGCTGGTACGACAACGAGTGGGGCTTCTCCTGCCGTATGGTCGATACGGCAGCCTATTGGGGAGCCCTGTAG
- a CDS encoding phosphoglycerate kinase: MTFRTLDDVDVKGKRVLLRVDLNVPLKGEEVQDATRIARVVPTIKELVSRGATVIVLSHLGRPKGTVVPDMSLRVVTEPLSRALGMPVAFVETDWDNGKATRAVAAAKPGDVLLLENTRFHKGEEANQPSFVKRLLDLGDIYVNDAFSAAHRAHASTEGIAHFLPAVAGRAMEAEVGALTAALENPKRPLVAVVGGAKISTKFEVVGHLTSRVDTLIIGGGMANTFLYAQGKPVGRSLCEHDVVNEVREIIKQAGHHGCEILLPVDAVVAEDFKPHAHHRTVDISDVNAKERILDIGPKTLELVKACFDKAKTLVWNGPFGVFELEPFDRGTVAAAQYAAKLSREGKLLSVAGGGDTVSALNHAGVADDFTYVSTAGGAFLEWLEGKELPGVAVLQKSPSA; encoded by the coding sequence ATGACATTCCGCACATTGGATGACGTCGACGTAAAGGGCAAGCGGGTGCTGCTGCGCGTCGATTTGAATGTGCCGCTCAAGGGCGAGGAGGTGCAGGATGCCACCCGCATCGCCCGGGTGGTGCCGACCATCAAGGAGCTGGTGAGCCGCGGCGCGACAGTCATCGTGCTGTCCCATCTCGGGCGGCCCAAGGGCACAGTCGTGCCCGACATGTCGCTGCGCGTCGTGACGGAGCCTCTCTCCAGGGCTCTGGGCATGCCGGTGGCCTTCGTGGAGACCGACTGGGACAACGGCAAGGCGACCCGTGCCGTTGCCGCGGCAAAGCCCGGCGATGTGCTCCTCCTGGAAAACACCCGCTTCCACAAGGGCGAGGAGGCCAACCAGCCGAGCTTCGTCAAGCGGCTGCTCGACCTCGGCGATATCTACGTCAACGATGCCTTTTCGGCTGCCCATCGCGCCCATGCCTCAACCGAAGGCATTGCTCATTTCCTGCCTGCTGTGGCCGGCCGCGCCATGGAGGCGGAGGTGGGCGCACTTACTGCGGCGCTGGAAAATCCCAAGCGGCCGCTGGTTGCCGTGGTGGGGGGTGCAAAGATTTCCACCAAGTTCGAAGTGGTGGGGCATCTCACCTCGCGGGTCGACACCCTGATCATTGGCGGGGGCATGGCGAACACCTTCCTCTACGCGCAAGGCAAGCCGGTTGGCCGGTCGCTCTGCGAGCACGACGTGGTGAACGAGGTGCGCGAGATCATCAAACAGGCAGGGCATCATGGCTGCGAGATCCTGCTGCCGGTCGACGCCGTCGTTGCGGAGGACTTCAAGCCCCATGCCCACCACCGCACGGTCGACATCTCCGACGTGAACGCCAAGGAGCGCATTCTCGACATCGGCCCCAAGACGCTGGAGCTAGTGAAGGCCTGCTTCGATAAGGCCAAGACACTGGTTTGGAATGGCCCGTTCGGCGTTTTCGAGCTGGAGCCGTTCGACCGAGGCACCGTGGCCGCCGCGCAATATGCCGCCAAGCTCAGCCGGGAAGGCAAGCTCCTGTCGGTGGCCGGCGGCGGCGACACCGTTTCCGCGTTGAACCATGCCGGGGTTGCCGACGACTTCACCTACGTCTCCACCGCCGGCGGCGCTTTCCTCGAATGGCTGGAAGGCAAAGAGTTGCCCGGCGTCGCCGTTCTGCAGAAATCCCCCTCGGCGTGA
- a CDS encoding inositol monophosphatase family protein, with protein MRSALLNVMVQAARKAARRLQRDFGEVENLQVSLKGPADFVSNADRQAEDTLREELARARPGYGFLLEERGEIKGTDPNHRWIIDPLDGTTNFLHGIPHFAISVGLQRDDTIVAGLIYNPISDEMFTAERGRGAFLNDRRLRVAARRELAQAVVACGIPHNGRGDHGLFREELARVQAKAAGIRRLGAAALDLAYVAAGRYDGYWERGLKAWDIAAGLLIVREAGGTVGDIDGRADVLATGNILAANERIYAELGKELKAAGRG; from the coding sequence ATGCGTTCGGCATTGCTCAATGTAATGGTGCAGGCTGCGCGGAAAGCTGCGCGCAGGCTTCAGCGCGATTTCGGCGAGGTCGAGAACCTGCAGGTTTCGTTGAAGGGGCCGGCCGACTTCGTGTCCAATGCGGACCGCCAGGCGGAAGATACGCTGCGCGAGGAGCTTGCCAGGGCGCGCCCCGGTTACGGCTTCCTGCTGGAAGAGCGGGGGGAGATCAAGGGTACGGACCCCAATCACCGCTGGATCATCGACCCGCTGGACGGCACGACCAACTTCCTCCATGGCATTCCGCATTTCGCCATCTCGGTCGGCCTGCAGCGCGACGATACGATCGTGGCCGGCCTGATCTACAACCCGATTTCGGACGAGATGTTCACTGCCGAGCGCGGCCGCGGCGCGTTCCTGAACGACCGGCGCCTGCGGGTGGCGGCCCGGCGGGAGCTCGCGCAGGCTGTCGTCGCTTGCGGTATTCCACACAACGGGCGCGGGGACCACGGGCTGTTTCGCGAAGAACTGGCGCGGGTCCAGGCCAAGGCGGCCGGCATCCGGCGGCTGGGTGCGGCGGCTCTCGACCTCGCCTATGTGGCAGCAGGCCGCTATGACGGATACTGGGAGCGAGGTCTCAAAGCGTGGGACATTGCCGCAGGGCTGCTGATCGTGCGTGAAGCCGGCGGCACGGTTGGCGACATAGACGGTCGTGCAGATGTGCTCGCGACCGGCAATATCCTGGCCGCCAATGAACGGATTTATGCCGAGCTCGGCAAGGAGCTGAAGGCTGCCGGCCGGGGATAA
- a CDS encoding TIGR00282 family metallophosphoesterase, whose translation MRLIFIGDVVGRSGRKVLYERLPQLREELAADFVVVNGENAAGGFGITEEIFRDIRDAGADVVTLGNHAFDQREALVFIEREPTLLRPINYPAATPGRGVGLYPTTTGRSVLVMNVMGRLFMDPLDDPFAAIDRELENCPLKQVCDAAVIDIHAEATSEKMGVGHFADGRASLVVGTHTHVPTADHQILPRGTAYITDAGMTGDYNSIIGMDIEEPLTRFTRKLATGRFEPAGGEATLCGVGVDVDDETGLARAIAPIRVGGRLEQILPAFWLS comes from the coding sequence ATGCGGCTGATCTTCATAGGCGACGTGGTAGGCAGATCCGGCCGCAAGGTACTGTACGAACGCCTTCCCCAGCTGCGCGAAGAGCTCGCCGCCGATTTCGTCGTGGTGAATGGCGAGAATGCGGCCGGCGGCTTCGGCATCACCGAGGAGATCTTCCGTGACATCCGCGATGCCGGCGCCGATGTGGTCACGCTCGGCAACCATGCCTTCGACCAGCGCGAGGCGCTGGTGTTCATCGAGCGCGAGCCGACCCTGCTGCGGCCCATCAACTATCCCGCGGCCACGCCCGGCCGTGGTGTCGGCCTGTATCCGACCACCACCGGGCGTTCGGTGCTCGTGATGAATGTCATGGGCCGGCTATTCATGGACCCGCTCGATGACCCCTTCGCCGCCATCGACCGCGAGTTGGAGAACTGTCCGCTGAAACAGGTCTGCGATGCGGCGGTGATCGATATCCACGCGGAGGCGACGTCCGAGAAGATGGGCGTCGGCCATTTTGCCGATGGCCGGGCGAGTCTGGTGGTGGGAACTCATACCCATGTCCCCACGGCCGATCACCAGATCCTGCCGCGTGGCACCGCCTATATCACGGATGCAGGCATGACCGGCGATTACAACTCCATCATCGGTATGGACATTGAAGAGCCGCTCACCCGCTTCACTCGCAAGCTGGCCACCGGCCGTTTCGAGCCCGCAGGCGGCGAGGCCACCCTATGCGGGGTGGGCGTGGATGTGGATGACGAGACCGGCCTCGCCCGCGCCATCGCGCCCATACGGGTGGGCGGCCGCCTAGAGCAGATCTTGCCCGCTTTTTGGCTGTCCTGA
- the tkt gene encoding transketolase gives MSPVNPAASAAAKPQLPGDSVIDITKHQRMANALRVLAMDAVQAANSGHPGLPMGAADIATVLFTRFLKFDATVPDWPDRDRFVLSAGHGSMLLYGLLHLLGYDDMTIEEIRRFRQLGSKTAGHPEYGFAAGIETTTGPLGQGLANAVGMAIAERLLQARFGKSVVDHHTYVLASDGDLMEGISQEALALAGHLKLGKLIVLFDDNGISIDGPVTLSDSTDQLRRFEASGWHTMGIDGHDPAAIATAIAAARGEEHRPSLIACRTVIGYGAPKKQGTAGVHGSPLGPEEVAAARQALGWPDEPFVIPTEIRDLWRIAGIRSCRHRRTWEQNVQALEMETRVEFERRLRGDLPTAFTGAVTALKQKLVSERPKIATRVASQRVLEVINPILPETVGGSADLTPSNNTRSSDLKEVTPDDFTGRFIHYGIREHGMAAAMNGIALHKGLIPYGGTFLIFSDYCRPAIRLSALMHQRVIFVLTHDSIGLGEDGPTHQPVEHLAALRAIPNLLVLRPADAVETAECWQIALENDSGPSVLALTRQNLSPVRIEADEENLCARGAYEIASTEEDSEVVIFASGSEVEIAIAAKAELDRQGHPTRVVSVPSFELFARQSEAYRSVVLGTEKYRVGIEAAISMGWERFIGPDGVFIGMHGFGASGPYQELYRHFGVTAEAAVAAVLSQISGTKQ, from the coding sequence ATGAGTCCAGTGAATCCGGCGGCTTCGGCCGCAGCGAAACCGCAACTCCCTGGCGATAGCGTGATCGATATCACCAAGCACCAGCGCATGGCCAATGCTCTCAGGGTCCTGGCTATGGACGCCGTTCAGGCCGCCAATTCCGGCCATCCCGGCCTGCCCATGGGCGCAGCGGACATCGCCACCGTGCTGTTCACCCGCTTCCTGAAATTCGATGCCACCGTGCCCGACTGGCCGGACCGCGACCGTTTCGTGCTGTCCGCCGGCCACGGCTCGATGCTGCTCTATGGCCTGCTCCATCTCCTCGGTTATGACGACATGACCATCGAGGAGATCAGGCGCTTCCGCCAGCTCGGCTCCAAAACGGCAGGCCACCCCGAATATGGCTTCGCCGCCGGCATCGAGACCACCACCGGCCCCCTGGGCCAAGGTCTTGCCAACGCGGTCGGCATGGCCATCGCCGAGCGCCTGCTGCAGGCGCGCTTCGGCAAGTCCGTGGTCGATCACCATACCTATGTGCTGGCAAGCGACGGCGACCTCATGGAGGGCATCAGCCAGGAGGCGCTCGCCCTGGCCGGCCACCTGAAGCTCGGCAAGCTGATCGTGCTGTTCGACGACAACGGCATCTCCATCGACGGCCCGGTCACGCTTTCCGATTCGACCGATCAGCTCCGGCGGTTCGAGGCATCCGGCTGGCACACTATGGGCATCGACGGTCATGACCCCGCCGCTATTGCCACGGCCATTGCCGCCGCGCGCGGCGAGGAGCACCGGCCCTCGCTCATCGCCTGCCGCACCGTCATCGGCTATGGCGCCCCAAAGAAACAAGGCACGGCCGGAGTGCACGGCTCCCCGCTCGGCCCCGAGGAGGTTGCCGCCGCGCGCCAGGCCCTGGGCTGGCCGGATGAGCCTTTCGTCATCCCCACCGAGATTCGTGATCTCTGGCGCATAGCCGGGATCCGCTCCTGCCGCCATCGGCGCACGTGGGAGCAGAACGTGCAGGCCCTCGAGATGGAGACCCGGGTCGAGTTCGAGCGGCGCTTGCGTGGCGACCTGCCCACCGCCTTCACCGGTGCCGTCACCGCGCTCAAGCAGAAGCTGGTGTCGGAACGGCCCAAGATTGCCACCCGCGTCGCCTCCCAGCGGGTTCTGGAGGTGATCAATCCCATCCTGCCGGAGACGGTCGGCGGATCGGCCGACCTCACCCCCTCCAACAACACGCGCTCGTCGGACCTTAAGGAAGTCACGCCCGACGACTTCACCGGCCGCTTCATTCATTACGGTATCCGCGAGCACGGCATGGCCGCGGCCATGAACGGCATTGCCCTGCACAAGGGGCTCATCCCCTATGGCGGTACCTTCCTAATCTTCTCCGACTACTGCCGTCCGGCGATTCGGCTCTCGGCCCTCATGCATCAGCGGGTGATCTTCGTGCTCACCCACGATTCGATCGGTCTCGGCGAAGATGGCCCGACCCACCAGCCGGTCGAGCATCTTGCTGCCCTGCGTGCCATCCCGAATCTTCTGGTGCTGCGCCCGGCGGATGCGGTGGAAACCGCCGAATGCTGGCAGATCGCGCTGGAGAACGACAGCGGCCCCTCTGTTCTGGCGCTCACTCGCCAAAATCTTTCCCCGGTGCGCATCGAGGCTGACGAGGAGAACCTCTGCGCGCGCGGCGCCTATGAAATCGCCAGCACCGAGGAAGACAGCGAGGTTGTGATCTTCGCCTCGGGCTCGGAAGTGGAGATCGCCATCGCCGCCAAGGCCGAGCTTGACCGGCAGGGCCACCCCACGCGCGTGGTCTCGGTGCCGAGTTTCGAGCTGTTTGCACGGCAGTCGGAAGCCTACCGCTCGGTCGTTCTAGGCACGGAAAAGTATCGCGTCGGGATCGAAGCGGCCATTTCCATGGGCTGGGAGCGCTTCATAGGGCCCGACGGCGTCTTCATCGGCATGCACGGGTTCGGCGCCAGCGGTCCTTATCAGGAACTTTATCGCCACTTCGGCGTTACGGCAGAGGCCGCCGTTGCGGCCGTTCTGTCTCAAATTTCCGGTACGAAGCAGTAG
- a CDS encoding thiamine phosphate synthase, with amino-acid sequence MARAKPARRSVETKKSGRKAGSAAERSRPRLFLVSPEDMAPTRLHEILSAALQAGDAAALLIAGDDRHQLRPRAEAVLPLGQAHNLAVLLNDCPELAAELGADGVQIAADLARYRHARGILGNDRIVGAFCGRSRHAAMELGEAGAEYVAFDEAAPWVENGTEPFSLLGWWAQVFEVPCVAFAPASEADLRRHVSLGVEFIRPADDMWRSPNAARDTIGRFNAVIDEVLRHEA; translated from the coding sequence ATGGCTCGCGCCAAGCCGGCCCGCAGATCAGTCGAGACCAAGAAGAGCGGTCGCAAGGCCGGATCGGCAGCCGAACGGTCGCGGCCGCGCCTGTTCCTGGTCAGCCCGGAAGACATGGCGCCAACGCGACTGCACGAAATTCTGTCGGCCGCGCTGCAAGCGGGCGATGCGGCCGCGCTCCTGATTGCGGGTGATGACCGGCACCAGCTGCGACCCAGGGCGGAAGCGGTGCTGCCACTGGGGCAAGCTCATAATCTTGCCGTTCTTTTGAACGATTGTCCTGAACTCGCAGCAGAGCTCGGGGCAGACGGGGTGCAGATCGCAGCAGACCTAGCCCGCTATCGTCATGCGCGCGGCATTCTCGGGAATGACCGCATCGTCGGCGCATTTTGCGGACGCTCCCGGCATGCGGCCATGGAGCTGGGCGAGGCTGGGGCCGAGTACGTGGCCTTCGATGAGGCCGCACCTTGGGTCGAAAACGGAACCGAGCCCTTTTCGCTGCTCGGCTGGTGGGCGCAGGTCTTCGAGGTGCCGTGCGTCGCATTCGCGCCCGCGAGCGAGGCAGATCTGCGCCGCCATGTCTCCCTCGGTGTGGAGTTCATCCGGCCTGCTGACGACATGTGGCGGTCGCCCAACGCCGCCCGCGACACGATCGGCCGCTTCAACGCGGTAATCGATGAGGTCTTGCGCCATGAAGCATAG
- a CDS encoding class I fructose-bisphosphate aldolase has product MTMTLEQVAQALVADDKGILAADESSGTIKKRFDTIGLASTEETRRDYREMLFRSTEAMKNYISGVILYDETIRQSAKDGTPFVEILNAAGCIPGIKVDLGAKPLAFHPGETVTEGLDGLRGRCEEYHRLGARFTKWRAVISIGKDMPSRTCILANMHALARYAAIAQEAKLVPIVEPEVLMDGDHTIGRCAEVTEAVLRTLYTELALHGVVLERSLLKPNMVISGMDCPQQASVEEVAARTVQILRRTVPAAVPGIVFLSGGQSDELATAHLSAMNASYDLPWKLSFSYGRALQAAALKAWNGKTENVAAGQRAFSHRARMNSLAAAGQWTSDLERAA; this is encoded by the coding sequence ATGACCATGACCTTGGAACAGGTAGCGCAGGCCTTGGTGGCGGATGACAAGGGCATTCTCGCAGCCGACGAGAGCAGCGGCACGATCAAGAAGCGCTTCGACACGATCGGCCTGGCTTCGACGGAGGAGACACGCCGCGATTATCGCGAGATGCTGTTCCGCTCCACCGAAGCGATGAAGAACTACATCTCCGGCGTGATCCTCTATGACGAAACCATCCGCCAGAGCGCGAAGGATGGTACGCCGTTCGTCGAGATCCTCAATGCTGCCGGCTGCATTCCGGGCATCAAGGTCGATCTGGGCGCCAAGCCGCTGGCGTTTCATCCCGGAGAGACCGTCACCGAGGGCCTCGATGGCCTACGCGGCCGCTGCGAGGAATATCACCGGCTTGGTGCGCGTTTCACCAAGTGGCGGGCGGTGATCTCGATCGGCAAGGACATGCCGAGCCGCACCTGCATCCTGGCCAACATGCATGCCCTTGCCCGCTATGCCGCCATTGCGCAGGAAGCCAAGCTCGTCCCGATCGTCGAGCCCGAGGTGCTGATGGATGGCGACCACACCATCGGCCGCTGCGCCGAGGTGACCGAGGCGGTACTGCGCACCCTCTACACCGAGCTTGCCCTGCACGGCGTTGTGCTCGAGCGGTCGCTGCTCAAGCCGAACATGGTGATCTCCGGCATGGACTGCCCACAACAGGCCAGTGTGGAAGAGGTCGCGGCGCGCACTGTGCAAATCCTGCGGCGCACCGTGCCGGCGGCGGTGCCAGGCATCGTTTTCCTGTCCGGCGGCCAGTCCGACGAGCTGGCGACGGCCCATCTCTCGGCCATGAACGCGAGCTATGACCTGCCCTGGAAGCTGTCCTTCTCCTACGGGCGTGCCCTGCAGGCGGCCGCGCTCAAGGCGTGGAATGGCAAGACAGAGAACGTCGCGGCAGGTCAGCGGGCCTTCTCGCATCGGGCACGGATGAACAGCTTGGCCGCGGCAGGCCAGTGGACGTCTGATCTCGAAAGGGCCGCTTGA
- a CDS encoding 5-formyltetrahydrofolate cyclo-ligase, with translation MLMDTPASLADLKKAARRQAASTRAQIHAVAAATAREALARAGGKVLGAGHGRIVAGFHAYRSEIDVVPLIAALAAAGWATALPVIIATDAPLVFRRWAPGDETIPGHFGIHVPHDRAALVEPDVVLVPMLAFDRQGYRLGYGGGFYDRTLQRLRALKPVIAVGVAFAGQEVEAVPRGPFDQPLDWILTEAGPVYPIHQQDVSGV, from the coding sequence ATGCTGATGGACACACCGGCCTCGCTGGCCGACCTCAAAAAAGCGGCGCGCCGCCAGGCCGCCTCCACGAGAGCTCAGATTCATGCCGTGGCCGCAGCCACCGCGCGCGAAGCGCTCGCGCGCGCCGGCGGCAAGGTGCTGGGCGCGGGCCATGGCCGCATTGTCGCGGGCTTCCACGCCTATCGCAGCGAAATCGACGTCGTGCCGCTGATTGCCGCCCTCGCCGCCGCCGGCTGGGCGACGGCGCTGCCCGTCATCATCGCCACCGATGCACCGCTGGTGTTCCGGCGCTGGGCGCCGGGCGACGAGACCATTCCCGGGCATTTCGGCATCCATGTGCCTCACGATCGCGCGGCACTGGTCGAGCCTGACGTGGTGCTCGTCCCGATGCTGGCCTTCGACCGCCAGGGCTACCGGCTTGGCTATGGCGGCGGCTTCTATGACCGTACGTTGCAACGGCTGCGCGCCCTCAAGCCGGTGATCGCGGTTGGCGTGGCTTTCGCCGGCCAGGAGGTGGAAGCGGTGCCGCGGGGACCGTTCGACCAGCCGCTCGACTGGATCCTGACCGAAGCCGGCCCGGTCTATCCTATCCATCAGCAGGACGTGAGCGGGGTCTGA
- a CDS encoding cell division protein ZapA: MAQVVVRVNDRPYTMECGPGQEQHLLELAQLLDSEVSRLKRQVGQVGDIRLLLMAGLTIADKLADALRHIEALEDEIGGLRDARMAAIERNRQQDDRVAERLNSAAARLEDLSRELGGPAE, translated from the coding sequence ATGGCGCAGGTTGTCGTTCGGGTGAACGATCGCCCCTATACCATGGAATGCGGCCCCGGCCAGGAACAGCATCTGCTCGAGCTGGCACAGCTGCTCGACAGCGAAGTGAGCAGGCTCAAGCGTCAGGTCGGCCAGGTTGGCGATATTCGCCTGCTGCTGATGGCGGGCCTCACCATTGCCGACAAGCTGGCGGACGCCCTGCGCCATATCGAGGCTCTCGAGGACGAGATCGGGGGGTTACGGGATGCGCGCATGGCGGCAATCGAGCGCAATCGGCAGCAGGATGATCGCGTGGCCGAGCGCTTGAACAGCGCCGCAGCCCGGCTCGAGGATCTGTCGCGCGAACTGGGCGGACCGGCAGAGTGA